A segment of the Amycolatopsis thermophila genome:
CAGGTGCCCGGCGACCACGGGCGCGGCGCGTTCGGCGACCGTGCACGACTTGCCCGGGTCGCCCAGGTTCTGGCTCGTGATGACGACGAACTCCGTCTCGCCGAGCTCGACCGCCAGGTTGCACAGCCAGTCGCCCATGATCGACGAGTAGTGCTGCCAGGTGATGCCGCCCAGCTCCTCCTCGCCGACCGGCCGGGAGGCGAAGTACTCCGCCATCGTCTGGTCGGTGCCGTAGTAGGCCTGCAGGGAGTCGTCGAGGCTCGCGGCGGGGTCGAGCGACTTCCAGTCGCAGCCCGGTGGCACCCGCTGCTTGGGCTGGCCGGGGATCGGCGTGCCGGGGCCCAGGCCGAGGTCGGCGGCTTCGTCGGTGGTCAGCAGGGTGCACGGGTCGGTGGAGCTCGCCGGCGCGACGGTCACCCGCCCCGGCGCCGGCTGCGGTGTCCCGGCGACCGTGGTCGTACAGGCACTGGCCAGGCCGGCCGCGGCCACCACCGCGGCGATCCGCCACCTCACTGAAGCCTCCCGGAGCAAGGTTTAACCGCTCGGTAACGCGCGGCGTCATCGGTTGTCCCACGCCGAACCTAGCCTGGCGGGCGCCCCGAGGAGAGGGAGACGTCGTGATGGCCGCTGATCCATTCGAGATCACCCTGCCGGTCCAGACCGGGATCGGCGTGATCGCGCCGTTCGACTTCGCCCTCGACCGCGAACTGTGGCGGTGGGTGCCCGAGCACGCGTGCCTGCACACGACCCGCCTGCCCTACCTGCCCGAGCCGGTCACCGTGCAGCTGGCGGAGGCGCTGGCCGACCCGCACGGTGTCCGCCGCGCCACCCGCGACCTGCTGGTGCCCGAACCGGAGGTCGTCGCCTACGCGTGCACGTCGGGCAGTTTCGTCGACGGCGCCGCGGGCGAGGCCGCGCTGGTGGCGGCGATGCTCGATGCCGGCGCGCCCCGCGCGATCACCACCTCCGGCGCGATGGTGAGCGCGCTGGAGGCCCTGGGCGCGCGCCGGGTCGCGGTCGTGACGCCGTACGTGGACGCGGTGACCGGCCGTCTGCTGTCGTTCCTCGCCGAGTACGGGATCACCGCGACCGCGAGCATCGGGCTGAACATGCTGGGCGGGATCTGGAAGACGACCTACGCGCACGTGCTGGCCGCGGTGGCGGAACTGGACACCGCCGGCGCCGACGCGTTGTTCGTGAGCTGCACGAACGTGCCGACGTTCGACGTGATCGAGCCGCTGCGGCGACGGCTGGGCATCCCGGTGCTCACCGCGAACCAGGTGACCATGTGGTCGGCACTGCGCGCGGCGGGCCTGCCCGATCCGGCGGCCCCGGTCGTGCCGGTGGGGCTGCCGCGCCCGGCGTGACCGGGTTGCGCGAAACCCGCTGGTCGGCCTCGTTACGCTGGAGCGCATCCGTACCGGCTCGTACCTGGAGTACTGATGCACGACCCCCGCCAGCTGCTCGACCCCGATGTGGACGCGGCCGCCAAGCTGCGCCGTCGCGGTTACGTGCTCGACACCGACCACCTGGGCAAGCTGGTGAGCAGGCGGTCCTCCGTGATCGGCGAGGGCGACCAGGCGCGGGCCGAGTCGAAGAAGGCCGCCGCCGAGGTCGGCGCCGCCGCCAAGCGCGGCGAGGACGTCACGGCGCTGCGCGAGCGGGCGCGTGAGCTGAAGAACCGGATCAGCCGGCTCGAGGAGGAGCAGCGCGAGGTCGAGGCGGAGCTCAACGAGTTCCTGCTCGGCATCCCGAACCTGCCGCTCGACGAGATCCCGGACGGCGCCACCGAGGAGTTCGCCGAAGAGGTGCGCCGCGTCGGCACGCCGCCCGAGTTCGGCTTCGAGCCGCTGGACCACGTCGACCTCGGCGAGCGCGCCGGGTTCCTGGACCTGACCCGGGCGACCAAGCTGTCCGGGCCGCGGTTCGCGGTGTTCAAGGGCGCCGGATCGCGCCTGCAGCGGGCGCTGGCGCAGTTCTTCCTGGACATCCACACCGGCGAGCACGGCTACACCGAGTTCAGCCTGCCGTCGCTGGTCACCCGGCAGACCATGACCGGCACCGGGCAGCTGCCGAAGTTCGAAGAGGACCTGTTCCGCACCGGTGTCGCCGAGCGCGAGCTGTTCCTCATCCCGACCGCCGAGGTGCCGCTGGTCAACCTGCACGCGGGCGAGATCCTGCCGCTGGAGGACCTGCCGCTGCGGTACACCGCGCACACGCCGTGCTTCCGTTCCGAGGCCGGCTCGTACGGCAAGGACACGCGCGGCCTGATCCGGCAGCACGAGTTCTCCAAGGTCGAGCTGGTGCAGTTCGTCGAGGAGGAGCGGTCGCGCGAGGCGCTGGACGAGATCCTGGCGCACGCGGAGGCGCCCCTGCAGCGGCTCGGCCTGCCGTACCGGGTGATCAAGCTGGCGGCCGGTGACACCGGGTTCTCGGCGCAGATCACCTTCGACATCGAGGTGTGGCTGCCCAGCCAGGGCACCTACCGGGAGATCTCGAGCGCCTCCGACACGGGCGTGTTCCAGGCCCGGCGGGCGAACATCCGCGGCAAGGGCAAGGACGGCAAGCGCGCCCAGATCGCGACGCTGAACGCGTCCGGGCTGCCGATCGGGCGCACGCTGGTGGCCGTGCTGGAGAACAACCAGCAGGCCGACGGGTCGATCCGCATCCCCGAGGCGCTGGTGCCGTACACGCGTTTCGAGGTCATCAACCCGGACGGCAGCACTTCCTGAGCCCGCTCGGCCGGGGCGAACAGCACCCGGAAAACGAGAGCTCCTCGGGAAATCCGGGCGGCTTCCCCGGGCGACCGAGTCAGCTGTCCACCTTGGACAAGCTCCCCGACGCGCGGGGGACCCTCACGTGAGTGATCCCTGATGGTGTCAGTTTCGCACCCCCGCCGGGCTGTGAACACCTGTCTTGGCTCAACAACGGGGAAGGAGCGAGCCATGACTGGCACCATGCGTCCGGAAGAACTCATGGAGAACGCGGTCGTGGACAACCACGGCCGCAAGATCGGGAAGGTCGGCACCGTCTACGTCGCCGACGACACGCAGCAGCCGGAGTGGGTCACGGTCCGCACCGGGATGTTCGGGCACAAGGAAAGTTTCGTGCCGCTGCAGGGCGCCACGATGGACCGCGACGGCGTGCACGTCCAGGTGTCCAAGGAAAAGGTGTCCGAGGCACCGCAGACGGACGGCGACCGGCATCTGTCCGAACAGGAAAGTGCCGAGCTGTACCGGTTCTACGACATGCCCGCGCCCCGCGGCAGCCGGGAGAACCGCGGCACCACGGGCAACCAGCCGCCGAAGCCACAGCCCGGCAAGCCCGGCAGGCGCGGCACCGCGGGTGAGTCGATGACCCGCTCGGAGGAGCGGCTCAACGTCGGCACCGAGCGCGTCGAGACCGGCCGCGTCCGGCTGCGCAAGTACACCGTCACCGAGGAGCAGCAGGTCAAGGTCCCGGTGACGCACGAAGAGGTGCGGCTGGAACGCGAACCGATCACCGATGGCGACCGCACCGGCGCCCGCATCGCCGACGAGGAGCAGGAAGTCACCCTCCACGAGGAGCGCCCGAAGGTCGAGAAGGAGACCGTCCCGGTGGAGAAGGTGCGGCTGGCCAAGGAAACCGTCCGTGACGAGGAGACCGTCTCCGGCCAGGTCCGCAAGGAACGCGTCGAGATCGACGAGGACGGCAAGGGCCGGCACCGCAACCGCTGACGCCGCTCCCCCGATGTGGCGTTCCCAGCGCCCACCGCCGCGAACGCCGCATCGGGAAAGCCGTCAGCCGGTGACGAAGCGCGCGATGATGCCGCCCAGCTCCTCGCCCTTGTCCTCCTGCAGGAAGTGCCCGGCGTTCTCCAGGGTGCGGTGGTCCTGGCCGGCCGCGCCCTTCATCGTGCGCCGCAGGACCGCCGCCATCGGACCGGTGATCGGGTCGCTGTCGCCGAAGGCGCACAGCAGCGGGATGTCCGAGTCGGACAGTACCGACCACGCGCGCCGGTTCGCCTCGCTCGCCGGGTCGTCGGGGCTGGTCGGCACCAGCCCGGGCATCGCGCGCGGGCCGGCCTTGTACATCTCGTTGGGGAACGGCGCGTCGTAGGCCGCGCGTTCGGCGTCGCTCAGCTTGGTGCGGCAGCCGGACTGCACGAACCGGCCGATGTCGAGCACCGGCGCGTTCTGCACGGCGTCGTGGAAGGCCCACCACTCGCGCGGCATGTCCTGGTCGCCGGTGGGCAGGCCGGTGTTGGCCGCGACCACCCGCGCGAAGCGGTCCGGGTTCTCGGCGACCACGCGCAGCCCGATCAGGCCGCCCCAGTCCTGGCCGACCAGCGTGACGTCCCGCAGGTCGAGCGCGTCCAGCGCGAACGAGCGGATCCACTCGACGTGCCGGGCGTAGGTGTGGTCGGCGGCGTCGACCGGTTTGTCGGAGCGGCCGAAGCCGATCAGGTCGGGCGCGATCGCTCTGATGCCGGCGTCGGCCAGCACGGGCAGCACCTTGCGGTAGAGGAACGACCAGCTGGGCTCGCCGTGCAGGAGCAGCACGACGGGACCGTCGAACGGGCCGGCCTCCACGTAGGAGATCCGGACGATGCCGTCGTGGTCGCTCTCCAGGTCGCAGTAGAGCGGCGGGTGGTCGAAGTCGGGGAGGTCGGTGAACCGGTCTTCGGGAGTCCTCAGCAGGCGCACACACCCACCCTAGGGGCTTCGCGTCAGCTGATCGAGACCGCGACGACGAGACCCAGCGCCAGGTGCGCGGCCGCGACCACGATGCTCGCCGGCGCGAACGTCCGGCTCTCCATGGTGGCCCGCATGTCGATCCGGGTCGACCACTCCAGCAGCCGCACCGCCAGTACCTGCACGACGATGCCGAGCAGGCCGTAGACCAGGGAGGTGATCAGCCCCTCGGTGAGGTCGCTGGCCGAGTTGAAGATCGCCACGACCACGATGAACGCCATCGACAGCATCCCGGAGCCGGTGACGATCACCGCGTTCGGCAGCCCGTTGCGCACCAGGGTGGACAGCTTGCCGGGCGTGGTCCAGTCGATCGCGTAGAACCCGACCAGCATCAGCAGCAGCCCGATCACGCCGTACAGCAGGATCGCACCGATCCCGCGCACGAGATCGGAGCCGAACGTGTTCGACAGCGCGAGGGTGTGG
Coding sequences within it:
- a CDS encoding DUF3558 family protein, whose product is MRWRIAAVVAAAGLASACTTTVAGTPQPAPGRVTVAPASSTDPCTLLTTDEAADLGLGPGTPIPGQPKQRVPPGCDWKSLDPAASLDDSLQAYYGTDQTMAEYFASRPVGEEELGGITWQHYSSIMGDWLCNLAVELGETEFVVITSQNLGDPGKSCTVAERAAPVVAGHLPQR
- a CDS encoding PRC and DUF2382 domain-containing protein — translated: MTGTMRPEELMENAVVDNHGRKIGKVGTVYVADDTQQPEWVTVRTGMFGHKESFVPLQGATMDRDGVHVQVSKEKVSEAPQTDGDRHLSEQESAELYRFYDMPAPRGSRENRGTTGNQPPKPQPGKPGRRGTAGESMTRSEERLNVGTERVETGRVRLRKYTVTEEQQVKVPVTHEEVRLEREPITDGDRTGARIADEEQEVTLHEERPKVEKETVPVEKVRLAKETVRDEETVSGQVRKERVEIDEDGKGRHRNR
- a CDS encoding DUF350 domain-containing protein; this encodes MTHTLALSNTFGSDLVRGIGAILLYGVIGLLLMLVGFYAIDWTTPGKLSTLVRNGLPNAVIVTGSGMLSMAFIVVVAIFNSASDLTEGLITSLVYGLLGIVVQVLAVRLLEWSTRIDMRATMESRTFAPASIVVAAAHLALGLVVAVSIS
- a CDS encoding maleate cis-trans isomerase family protein, which encodes MAADPFEITLPVQTGIGVIAPFDFALDRELWRWVPEHACLHTTRLPYLPEPVTVQLAEALADPHGVRRATRDLLVPEPEVVAYACTSGSFVDGAAGEAALVAAMLDAGAPRAITTSGAMVSALEALGARRVAVVTPYVDAVTGRLLSFLAEYGITATASIGLNMLGGIWKTTYAHVLAAVAELDTAGADALFVSCTNVPTFDVIEPLRRRLGIPVLTANQVTMWSALRAAGLPDPAAPVVPVGLPRPA
- the serS gene encoding serine--tRNA ligase, whose protein sequence is MHDPRQLLDPDVDAAAKLRRRGYVLDTDHLGKLVSRRSSVIGEGDQARAESKKAAAEVGAAAKRGEDVTALRERARELKNRISRLEEEQREVEAELNEFLLGIPNLPLDEIPDGATEEFAEEVRRVGTPPEFGFEPLDHVDLGERAGFLDLTRATKLSGPRFAVFKGAGSRLQRALAQFFLDIHTGEHGYTEFSLPSLVTRQTMTGTGQLPKFEEDLFRTGVAERELFLIPTAEVPLVNLHAGEILPLEDLPLRYTAHTPCFRSEAGSYGKDTRGLIRQHEFSKVELVQFVEEERSREALDEILAHAEAPLQRLGLPYRVIKLAAGDTGFSAQITFDIEVWLPSQGTYREISSASDTGVFQARRANIRGKGKDGKRAQIATLNASGLPIGRTLVAVLENNQQADGSIRIPEALVPYTRFEVINPDGSTS
- a CDS encoding haloalkane dehalogenase, producing MRLLRTPEDRFTDLPDFDHPPLYCDLESDHDGIVRISYVEAGPFDGPVVLLLHGEPSWSFLYRKVLPVLADAGIRAIAPDLIGFGRSDKPVDAADHTYARHVEWIRSFALDALDLRDVTLVGQDWGGLIGLRVVAENPDRFARVVAANTGLPTGDQDMPREWWAFHDAVQNAPVLDIGRFVQSGCRTKLSDAERAAYDAPFPNEMYKAGPRAMPGLVPTSPDDPASEANRRAWSVLSDSDIPLLCAFGDSDPITGPMAAVLRRTMKGAAGQDHRTLENAGHFLQEDKGEELGGIIARFVTG